A region from the Stygiolobus caldivivus genome encodes:
- the nadA gene encoding quinolinate synthase NadA produces MAEIKKLKKEKNAIILGHNYMEYGVQLVSDFTGDSYDLAVKAMKTDAKMIVFAGVYFMAEQAAALNPDKKVLSPDPNAGCSLSDSLDVETLKRYKSIYPDAPVVLYINTSIYTKALADYIVTSSTAVKVVSKLDAKNIIFGPDVNLANFVEQKTGKKLIKVPPNGRCIVHASYTKQLVTLARRKYPNALLMAHPESPIEILDAADFVGSTNQMIKFAKENPNKEFIVATELGMINALKIQVPEKVFYPLVTTEACGCARCPYMAMVTLEKIKRSLEEEVYEVKVPTDVAEKAKEAFERTMKILENTS; encoded by the coding sequence ATGGCCGAAATAAAGAAATTGAAAAAAGAGAAGAATGCTATTATCCTTGGACATAACTATATGGAGTATGGTGTCCAATTAGTCTCAGATTTTACCGGAGATTCTTATGACTTAGCGGTTAAGGCTATGAAAACCGACGCTAAAATGATTGTATTTGCCGGAGTTTATTTCATGGCCGAACAAGCTGCAGCACTAAATCCGGATAAGAAAGTACTTTCACCTGATCCAAATGCTGGGTGTTCTCTGTCGGACTCTTTAGACGTAGAGACGTTAAAGAGATATAAGAGTATCTATCCCGATGCACCAGTAGTCCTATACATTAATACTAGTATATACACTAAGGCGTTAGCTGATTATATAGTCACGTCGTCTACAGCTGTAAAGGTAGTAAGTAAACTTGATGCTAAGAACATAATTTTTGGCCCCGATGTGAACCTAGCAAATTTTGTAGAGCAAAAGACTGGTAAAAAGCTAATTAAGGTCCCCCCAAACGGTAGGTGTATTGTTCATGCAAGTTATACAAAACAGTTAGTAACGTTAGCCAGAAGAAAATACCCAAATGCTCTATTAATGGCACACCCCGAAAGTCCTATAGAAATTTTAGACGCAGCGGACTTCGTTGGTTCAACTAATCAGATGATAAAATTTGCCAAAGAGAACCCAAATAAAGAATTTATCGTTGCCACTGAGTTAGGCATGATAAACGCGTTAAAAATCCAAGTCCCTGAAAAGGTCTTTTACCCCTTAGTGACCACTGAGGCGTGTGGGTGTGCAAGGTGTCCTTATATGGCTATGGTAACTTTAGAAAAGATTAAGAGGTCATTAGAAGAAGAAGTTTATGAAGTTAAAGTACCAACCGACGTAGCTGAGAAAGCCAAAGAGGCATTTGAGAGGACTATGAAAATTCTTGAGAATACTTCCTAA
- the cobT gene encoding nicotinate mononucleotide-dependent phosphoribosyltransferase CobT, whose product MQYIKEILGSVKDLKDRRTLFTLVIATTDVSLIPGITVAGATPELTHFTPAADAEFLILGKCRSINTIPITPDGIPTPAIITRASLELVKIPKLIINAGSRVIPRLPIIDIGGEPGGDIRKFSLRKEAAQKILENSIILGEELSKSFDLLIIGESIPAGTTTAMALLTGLGYDALDKVSSASPQNPKDLKRKVVLEAIKDLPEDTLGKVSKLADPMLLAAAGLTIGFKGDVVLAGGTQMTAASALIRELDKSALTKATIITTKWIVEDTSSDIVSLAKQVGVSLAASTLDFSRSKFEGLRAYEKGYVKEGVGAGGASGLALAHGYTPEDILNKVEEIYSQLMSNNK is encoded by the coding sequence ATGCAATACATAAAGGAAATACTAGGGAGTGTAAAGGATCTAAAAGACAGAAGAACATTATTCACACTGGTCATAGCGACAACTGATGTGAGCCTTATTCCAGGGATTACAGTAGCAGGAGCTACACCCGAATTGACCCATTTTACCCCTGCTGCGGATGCTGAGTTCTTGATCCTAGGGAAATGTAGATCGATAAACACAATACCGATAACACCTGACGGCATTCCTACACCAGCAATTATTACCAGAGCCTCACTAGAACTAGTTAAAATACCAAAGCTAATAATAAATGCTGGTAGTAGGGTTATCCCACGACTACCTATTATAGATATTGGAGGAGAGCCTGGAGGAGATATTAGAAAATTCTCGTTAAGAAAGGAAGCAGCCCAAAAAATACTGGAGAACAGTATAATATTAGGAGAGGAACTATCTAAATCCTTTGACCTTTTAATTATTGGAGAATCAATACCAGCAGGGACTACTACGGCAATGGCGTTACTAACGGGTCTGGGCTATGACGCACTAGATAAAGTGAGTTCTGCATCACCCCAGAACCCAAAAGACCTTAAGAGAAAGGTTGTCTTAGAGGCTATTAAGGACTTGCCAGAAGACACCTTGGGTAAGGTCAGTAAGCTGGCAGACCCTATGTTATTGGCAGCTGCAGGGTTAACAATCGGGTTTAAAGGGGATGTCGTTTTAGCCGGAGGGACACAAATGACAGCTGCATCCGCGTTAATTAGAGAACTTGATAAATCAGCACTAACTAAAGCCACTATAATTACGACTAAGTGGATAGTTGAAGACACCTCCTCTGATATCGTTAGTTTAGCTAAGCAAGTAGGGGTATCTTTAGCCGCATCTACTCTAGATTTCTCTAGGTCAAAATTTGAGGGTCTAAGAGCTTATGAAAAGGGATATGTTAAAGAAGGAGTAGGAGCCGGAGGAGCTTCAGGGTTAGCCCTAGCACATGGATATACTCCTGAAGACATTTTAAATAAAGTTGAAGAAATATATTCCCAATTAATGAGTAATAACAAGTAA
- a CDS encoding transcriptional regulator, with amino-acid sequence MLADFDFLTTREKIIILLKYSDYPLTAKEIKERLCIENEKIVYEHLLHIAKSLKRKNMQLIVYLPKCRKCGYVFNLEKPKKPSKCPKCKSEDIEPPRFLIR; translated from the coding sequence ATGCTAGCAGATTTTGACTTCCTTACTACGAGAGAAAAAATTATTATACTCCTCAAATATTCTGATTATCCTTTAACAGCTAAAGAAATCAAAGAGAGATTATGCATAGAAAATGAGAAAATTGTATATGAACACCTATTACATATAGCTAAATCGTTGAAAAGAAAGAATATGCAGTTAATAGTATATTTACCTAAGTGTAGGAAATGTGGATATGTATTTAACCTCGAAAAACCTAAAAAACCTAGTAAATGTCCAAAGTGTAAAAGTGAGGATATTGAACCACCTAGATTCCTTATCAGGTGA
- a CDS encoding HAD family hydrolase, producing the protein MGETLVSFSPKFHQPLYEFLVKKGYKVNEKQVFRAVYKSLGKDHFPDPVLGGLSELDFKEVLYDLKICPKRCLIEQLKSLVLLSGHWELFDDAKLFLSELKKYGYKVVMITNATRSVYKIVDDLDLTSYLDDIIASCDLGIMKPHPRIFRIGIEKYGKPVFHIGDIYEIDYIGALRAGITPILLDRYNYYDDINANKVKNLLEVLELIKNI; encoded by the coding sequence ATGGGAGAGACCTTAGTGAGTTTTTCGCCAAAATTTCACCAACCCTTATATGAGTTTCTAGTCAAGAAAGGGTATAAGGTTAATGAAAAACAAGTATTTCGTGCAGTATATAAGAGCCTTGGGAAAGACCATTTTCCTGACCCAGTCCTTGGAGGGCTAAGCGAACTAGATTTTAAAGAGGTGCTTTATGATCTAAAAATATGCCCTAAGAGATGTCTTATAGAGCAGTTAAAGTCTCTAGTATTACTCTCGGGCCATTGGGAGCTATTCGACGATGCAAAACTTTTTCTTAGTGAGTTAAAGAAATACGGATACAAGGTTGTGATGATTACAAACGCTACGCGAAGCGTATATAAAATCGTCGACGATTTAGACCTCACTAGCTATCTCGATGATATTATAGCATCTTGCGACCTTGGTATAATGAAACCCCACCCTCGTATATTCAGAATCGGTATAGAGAAATACGGTAAACCAGTTTTCCACATCGGTGATATTTACGAAATTGACTATATAGGAGCTTTAAGAGCTGGGATAACTCCTATACTCCTTGATAGATATAACTACTATGACGATATCAACGCTAATAAGGTGAAAAACCTATTAGAAGTCCTAGAATTAATAAAAAATATCTAG
- a CDS encoding METTL5 family protein, whose protein sequence is MEKVPPHPNPKYELEQYITPSNLASTLLWTAYLRNEIGREKYVADLGCGTGRLCAGAVILGSDCLCIEIDKESIYLAREFFEENGLNADFLLADVEKLNISREIDTVIQNPPFGVVRKGIDITFLKKALEIADTVYTIHKSNIMTRKLIERLAGEFNRSTEVVTLNYELRPYYPWHKERHHIFMVDLYILKRHPPRSYPF, encoded by the coding sequence TTGGAAAAAGTCCCACCACATCCAAACCCTAAATACGAATTAGAGCAATATATCACTCCTTCAAATTTAGCATCAACGCTACTGTGGACAGCTTATTTAAGAAACGAAATAGGTAGAGAAAAATACGTTGCGGACTTAGGCTGTGGCACGGGCAGGCTTTGCGCTGGTGCAGTTATTCTTGGTTCAGATTGCCTATGTATAGAAATAGACAAGGAGAGTATTTATCTTGCTAGAGAATTCTTTGAAGAAAACGGCTTAAATGCAGATTTCTTGCTTGCTGATGTAGAGAAGCTTAATATTTCAAGGGAAATCGATACTGTAATCCAGAACCCACCATTTGGAGTAGTAAGAAAAGGTATTGATATTACATTTCTTAAAAAAGCATTAGAAATAGCTGATACAGTATACACTATCCATAAGTCCAATATTATGACTAGAAAACTAATTGAAAGATTAGCCGGTGAGTTCAATAGGTCTACAGAAGTTGTCACTCTAAACTACGAGCTGAGACCTTATTATCCTTGGCATAAGGAGAGGCACCATATATTTATGGTAGACCTCTACATTTTAAAGAGACATCCGCCCAGAAGTTATCCCTTTTAA
- a CDS encoding phosphoglycolate phosphatase, which translates to MSYLFASDYDRTLADEKDNFVIKKEVAEFINNFSSRYPFFVVTGRERKFISKLAPALKPTGWVLENGAIIIYQGKVFTNAPNNWPEVRKEVLEELDRTGIQYSVGEVIVYVNNVINPLNINVKGVKVEWNRNDAMILPDNVDKGSGVMFVKSLLNFSGKVVALGDSQNDLSLFKVADIKVAVGNALPEIKAIADIILDKPNGDGILEFLKGITSGRMSL; encoded by the coding sequence ATGAGTTATCTATTTGCCTCTGATTACGATAGGACATTAGCAGATGAAAAAGACAATTTCGTCATAAAAAAGGAAGTAGCTGAATTCATAAATAATTTTTCAAGTAGATACCCTTTTTTTGTAGTTACGGGGAGGGAAAGAAAGTTTATCTCCAAGTTGGCTCCCGCCCTTAAGCCTACCGGTTGGGTTCTTGAAAACGGTGCAATAATAATTTATCAAGGTAAGGTATTTACTAACGCACCGAATAATTGGCCTGAGGTAAGAAAAGAAGTATTAGAAGAGCTAGATCGGACAGGTATACAGTACAGTGTAGGTGAGGTGATTGTTTATGTTAACAACGTTATTAATCCTTTAAATATAAATGTAAAAGGTGTTAAAGTGGAATGGAATAGAAATGACGCTATGATATTACCTGATAATGTTGATAAAGGGAGTGGTGTCATGTTTGTCAAAAGCCTCCTTAACTTTTCTGGTAAGGTAGTAGCTCTAGGCGATAGTCAGAACGATTTGTCTCTATTTAAGGTAGCTGATATTAAGGTCGCTGTTGGTAACGCATTACCTGAGATTAAGGCTATTGCGGATATAATCCTTGATAAACCAAATGGAGACGGGATATTAGAATTCTTAAAAGGGATAACTTCTGGGCGGATGTCTCTTTAA
- a CDS encoding TIM barrel protein, producing the protein MVKIYLGPAGVPLSSKKRNTIDGIRTVKELGLNAMEVEFVQGVKMKPESAEEAGKIAEELGVRLSVHAPYFVNLCSNEREKVEASKARIFDTADRAERMKADAIAIHIAFYGKLSPEECYQQVKSELGEVVDKARSQGIKNVKFGVETMAKDTAFGTLDEVVSISKEIKGVIPYIDWAHTFARQGGRIDYGEIIDRLKRELGLTHINSHFESLVFRNGKYVDEHLPIENDAPPFKPLAEELVKREDLSITLICESPELEKDALKMKKVLEELGYKFT; encoded by the coding sequence ATGGTTAAGATATATTTAGGGCCTGCAGGGGTTCCTCTATCTTCAAAAAAGAGGAATACAATAGACGGGATAAGGACTGTTAAGGAATTAGGACTAAACGCTATGGAGGTGGAGTTTGTTCAAGGAGTTAAAATGAAACCTGAATCGGCGGAAGAAGCAGGGAAAATTGCAGAGGAGTTGGGAGTTAGACTTTCTGTTCATGCACCGTATTTTGTGAATTTATGTTCTAATGAACGGGAAAAGGTAGAAGCGTCTAAGGCTAGGATCTTTGATACTGCTGATAGGGCTGAGAGGATGAAAGCTGACGCGATTGCTATCCATATTGCCTTTTACGGTAAGTTAAGCCCTGAGGAATGTTACCAACAAGTTAAATCAGAATTGGGAGAAGTTGTCGATAAGGCAAGGTCTCAGGGAATTAAAAATGTAAAATTTGGCGTAGAAACAATGGCTAAAGATACGGCTTTCGGTACTCTCGATGAAGTGGTTTCTATCTCGAAAGAAATCAAAGGAGTCATTCCTTATATCGATTGGGCTCACACTTTTGCTAGACAGGGTGGGAGAATTGACTACGGAGAAATCATAGATAGGCTTAAAAGAGAATTAGGTCTTACTCATATAAACTCTCATTTTGAGTCTCTTGTCTTTAGGAATGGTAAGTATGTTGATGAGCACCTACCAATTGAGAATGATGCACCTCCCTTTAAACCTCTAGCTGAAGAATTAGTAAAAAGAGAGGACTTGTCAATCACGTTGATATGTGAAAGCCCGGAACTTGAAAAGGACGCCCTTAAGATGAAAAAAGTATTAGAGGAATTAGGTTACAAATTTACCTAA
- a CDS encoding FAD-binding and (Fe-S)-binding domain-containing protein, with protein sequence MGIREELESRFGNNFSDSITERFSHSADMGFVPQLVWSGGLKLNLIPDYVVYPTSIEDVVDLVKIALKYKVPIIPYGRATNRYGNAIPVDGGIIVDFAKMDKVEIDEVNSQAISEPGATWKLVDLAAQSKGLQLRTFPSSYDSTVGGGVAGDALGIGSYEYGFISDNVSFVDMINPKGEIVRLEGSNLALVSGAEGITGIIVRAGIKLRKYAPTEAIVLAFNSFEDAIKAVGEFYREVIPAWHVQVRGPSISTNIVDRFNAKLSRGKWNMIIMYPSTRSTLVEPKIYRIAQMFNSEIYEGEWTGWWSFNHGVVAALRSKGLLIHQHGLIHYTKLGELVNELKGFLGELGKLEPNAGFDLDIDLEKREVLLVNAFTEVSLKNEDKKIIYDLAKNTLMMDSFIKVGGALLSVGIFAHKYAKNRLSAMGKTFQQLGIDRYEVIKKYKEEMDPEEIFNPGKVLDPKKRGKVVLEIVGKQQEALRFRFGIGFAKAITPGGEVNGFTYVKRYLDIFTDYAMQCIDCAMCVTVCPQFKLIPQTPYAPKGMFDFVKGAITYYHLKGGVDITDDAIVELSGCHKCGLCDGVCPAKIPISSLLVRLNGIVAKKMPEEPPVDVPLLQDPELKSVNDSSSDIVLWVGRNLVENPNVAITVLRLLKLLGAKVRVVGTTYDSGFMDYISGGEKLNEKMEKNKSILSTAVEVITISPEDYRVFSEAYKDYSNMNSMRVGFEVSPIELRLLKSLQIDGNGEEIYLHAACFATPYVGEIVKRLTDLGFRVKKVEGCSGAILEKNLGKRADKMARALGAKYPMLITLCPLAALKFKENGVPSKTLVEFVAEKVGLTPVVSTSMKVKLELSDTEKQDLKNSITTSIIKSLSSKSSIIADTVTFTSSGIDEYKKIIENVVIEALNEAGNGIRTYIKKLIDNKKSQGASYDDIVNYLSTLIREISSIISTMPLDPIVDVVVNQVKGLTTEQFDEGVLKQTLVLLVRENERVIKEKATTLTADATS encoded by the coding sequence TTGGGAATAAGGGAAGAATTAGAATCACGTTTTGGGAATAACTTTTCCGATAGTATTACTGAGAGGTTCTCACATTCAGCTGACATGGGGTTTGTACCTCAACTAGTATGGTCTGGTGGATTAAAATTAAATCTTATTCCAGATTACGTGGTCTATCCTACGTCTATTGAAGACGTCGTTGATCTCGTAAAAATTGCTTTGAAATACAAAGTCCCTATAATACCTTACGGTAGGGCTACAAACAGATACGGTAATGCTATTCCAGTTGACGGCGGGATTATAGTAGACTTTGCTAAGATGGACAAGGTAGAAATAGACGAAGTTAATTCACAAGCTATATCTGAGCCGGGCGCTACGTGGAAACTAGTTGACTTGGCTGCACAGTCTAAAGGTTTACAGTTAAGGACCTTTCCCTCGTCATATGATTCGACCGTGGGTGGGGGAGTAGCGGGCGATGCATTAGGTATAGGCTCTTACGAGTACGGCTTTATATCAGATAACGTTTCCTTCGTAGACATGATTAACCCTAAGGGAGAGATAGTCAGGTTAGAAGGTTCTAATTTAGCTTTAGTTTCTGGTGCAGAAGGTATAACTGGGATTATAGTAAGAGCCGGGATTAAGTTAAGGAAATATGCCCCGACAGAAGCGATCGTATTAGCTTTTAACTCATTTGAAGACGCCATAAAAGCTGTAGGAGAATTTTATAGAGAAGTAATACCCGCTTGGCACGTCCAGGTTAGAGGTCCATCTATATCGACGAATATAGTAGATAGGTTTAACGCGAAACTAAGCAGAGGAAAATGGAACATGATCATTATGTACCCATCTACTAGGTCTACTCTAGTAGAGCCTAAGATCTATAGGATAGCGCAAATGTTTAATTCTGAAATTTATGAAGGGGAGTGGACGGGCTGGTGGTCTTTTAATCACGGTGTAGTTGCAGCTTTAAGGTCTAAGGGTCTCTTAATACACCAGCATGGCCTTATTCATTATACTAAATTAGGGGAACTTGTTAACGAGCTAAAAGGATTTTTAGGTGAATTAGGGAAGTTGGAACCTAATGCCGGGTTTGACCTTGATATAGACCTTGAGAAGAGAGAAGTATTGCTGGTGAACGCCTTTACGGAAGTCTCGCTTAAGAATGAAGATAAAAAGATCATTTACGATTTAGCTAAAAATACGTTAATGATGGACTCGTTTATAAAAGTTGGAGGTGCCCTACTCTCTGTAGGTATATTTGCACATAAGTACGCTAAGAATAGGCTCAGTGCGATGGGTAAGACGTTCCAACAATTAGGAATTGATAGATATGAAGTAATCAAGAAGTACAAAGAGGAAATGGATCCAGAAGAAATATTCAATCCGGGTAAAGTCCTAGACCCTAAGAAGAGGGGTAAGGTAGTCCTTGAAATAGTAGGTAAGCAACAAGAGGCTTTAAGGTTTAGGTTTGGTATAGGTTTTGCTAAGGCTATAACACCTGGTGGAGAGGTCAACGGGTTTACATACGTTAAGAGGTATTTGGATATATTTACGGACTATGCTATGCAGTGTATAGACTGTGCAATGTGCGTAACGGTGTGTCCACAATTCAAGCTAATTCCACAAACGCCTTATGCCCCTAAAGGGATGTTTGATTTTGTTAAAGGTGCTATAACGTATTACCACCTTAAAGGAGGAGTAGATATAACAGATGATGCCATAGTTGAGTTATCAGGTTGTCATAAATGTGGGTTATGTGATGGTGTATGTCCAGCTAAAATACCTATTTCTTCACTATTAGTCAGGCTAAACGGTATAGTAGCTAAGAAGATGCCAGAGGAGCCCCCAGTTGACGTTCCTTTACTTCAAGACCCTGAGTTAAAGTCGGTAAACGATAGCTCAAGCGATATAGTATTATGGGTTGGAAGGAACTTAGTTGAAAACCCTAATGTAGCGATAACTGTTCTAAGGCTTTTGAAACTTTTAGGTGCTAAAGTAAGAGTAGTTGGGACTACCTATGATAGCGGATTTATGGACTATATCAGCGGAGGTGAAAAATTAAACGAGAAAATGGAGAAAAACAAATCAATTTTATCTACAGCAGTAGAAGTTATAACTATATCGCCTGAAGACTATAGGGTGTTTTCTGAAGCCTACAAGGACTATTCCAATATGAACAGTATGAGAGTAGGGTTTGAGGTGTCACCGATAGAGCTGAGATTACTCAAGTCATTACAAATAGATGGAAATGGAGAAGAGATATATCTACATGCGGCGTGTTTTGCTACCCCTTACGTCGGAGAGATTGTAAAGAGGCTTACGGATTTAGGTTTTAGAGTTAAAAAGGTAGAAGGATGTTCAGGTGCAATACTAGAGAAAAACTTAGGTAAAAGAGCTGATAAAATGGCCAGGGCCTTAGGTGCTAAATATCCCATGTTAATAACCTTGTGCCCTCTAGCTGCTCTCAAGTTTAAGGAAAATGGAGTTCCCTCTAAAACACTAGTAGAGTTCGTAGCAGAGAAAGTGGGACTGACGCCAGTAGTTTCAACTTCAATGAAAGTTAAATTAGAATTATCAGATACAGAAAAGCAAGACCTTAAGAACTCTATCACGACTTCAATTATAAAAAGTCTGTCTAGTAAGTCAAGTATCATTGCTGATACGGTGACCTTTACAAGCAGTGGGATAGATGAGTATAAGAAAATTATAGAGAATGTTGTTATTGAAGCGTTAAATGAGGCAGGGAATGGGATAAGGACCTATATAAAGAAACTTATAGATAATAAGAAATCGCAAGGTGCTTCATATGATGACATAGTAAATTACTTGTCTACGTTAATTAGGGAAATAAGTAGTATAATTTCGACTATGCCTCTAGATCCTATAGTTGACGTTGTAGTAAACCAAGTAAAAGGATTAACTACAGAACAGTTTGATGAAGGAGTATTAAAGCAGACTCTAGTGTTATTAGTGAGAGAGAATGAGAGAGTGATTAAAGAGAAGGCGACTACCTTGACTGCGGATGCAACTAGCTAG
- a CDS encoding NUDIX hydrolase: MKIYSSRKFDVEINNFTLPNGKTVEKPYVRHRGSVVIAPFLDNETIIMIRQYRPIIGKWLIEFPAGTIEEGEQLETTASRELEEEVGYKAGKLQKILSFYVSPGVMTEVMHLYLATKLEKTAQKLEEYEVIEPFEIKLNDAIRLVEDGKIEDGKTILSLLFISRKYRDLLFLLQ, from the coding sequence ATGAAGATCTACTCTTCAAGAAAATTCGACGTAGAAATAAACAATTTTACTCTACCTAATGGTAAGACAGTAGAAAAACCTTACGTAAGACATCGTGGCTCGGTAGTAATAGCACCATTTCTAGATAATGAGACAATAATTATGATAAGGCAATATAGGCCTATAATAGGAAAATGGTTGATAGAATTTCCCGCAGGCACTATAGAAGAAGGCGAACAATTAGAAACTACTGCCTCAAGGGAATTAGAAGAAGAAGTAGGATACAAAGCAGGTAAACTTCAGAAAATCTTGTCATTTTATGTCTCTCCAGGTGTAATGACTGAAGTAATGCACTTATACCTAGCTACTAAATTAGAGAAAACTGCCCAAAAATTGGAGGAGTATGAAGTGATCGAACCATTCGAAATTAAGCTTAATGACGCAATAAGGCTAGTCGAAGATGGGAAAATAGAAGATGGGAAGACGATCCTCTCTTTACTATTTATTTCAAGAAAATATAGAGATCTCCTATTTCTCCTACAATAA
- a CDS encoding chlorite dismutase family protein: MSITSQGVFMYVISLKFSDKWWELSKAQRGQFISTIGEVEKSHYNKLGSIKRYNSLRDNGDIIYWVADTDTSNLNEFRYSVLSSLSGLVSERLLFFSYFKPSPYTGKTSVEILKYIKQEPLRYFVAYPMKKTVDWYLLPFEERKEVMDEHINVARSHPDNKGIRSYTTYSFGIGDYEFVVIYEIPELDKWINVVERLREVKARKWVAFEEPIIVGEIGDLYIFLK; the protein is encoded by the coding sequence ATGTCAATTACTTCACAAGGCGTTTTCATGTATGTTATATCGTTAAAGTTTTCTGATAAATGGTGGGAATTAAGCAAAGCTCAAAGAGGCCAATTTATCTCGACAATCGGTGAAGTGGAAAAGTCACATTATAATAAATTAGGTTCTATAAAGAGATACAATTCACTGAGAGATAACGGAGATATTATATATTGGGTGGCTGATACCGATACGTCGAATTTGAACGAGTTCAGATATTCTGTTTTATCCTCTCTTTCTGGGCTTGTCAGTGAACGTTTATTATTCTTTTCTTATTTCAAACCTTCTCCTTATACCGGTAAGACGTCTGTGGAGATCCTAAAGTACATTAAGCAAGAGCCATTAAGGTATTTTGTCGCTTATCCGATGAAAAAGACCGTAGACTGGTATTTACTTCCTTTTGAAGAAAGGAAAGAGGTTATGGATGAACATATAAACGTTGCAAGGTCACACCCCGATAATAAAGGGATAAGGTCTTATACTACTTATTCCTTCGGTATAGGTGATTATGAATTTGTCGTAATCTATGAGATACCCGAGTTAGATAAGTGGATAAATGTAGTTGAAAGGCTTAGGGAAGTAAAGGCTAGAAAATGGGTCGCTTTTGAAGAGCCCATTATTGTAGGAGAAATAGGAGATCTCTATATTTTCTTGAAATAA
- a CDS encoding NTPase, which translates to MGNRLFITGKPGVGKTKVLMRLVNELLRLNVNVTGFYCPEIRKGGIRTGFKIISIPSGKEELLATTEKKSNVKVGKYFVVLNENYVKNLENEIFAKPDVIAIDEIGPMELSVPSLKTLIDKVLESDFFVVAVLHRSIKLEGKLIEITENNRDAVFSQLLDQVLAVLRKNNSSLNLRKNN; encoded by the coding sequence ATGGGTAATAGGCTATTTATAACTGGTAAACCAGGTGTTGGCAAAACAAAGGTTTTAATGAGACTGGTTAATGAACTCTTAAGGTTAAACGTAAATGTTACAGGTTTCTATTGTCCCGAGATTAGAAAAGGTGGGATTAGGACTGGTTTTAAGATAATAAGTATACCTTCAGGCAAGGAAGAACTGCTAGCCACAACGGAGAAAAAAAGTAACGTTAAGGTTGGCAAGTATTTTGTTGTTCTAAATGAAAATTACGTAAAAAACCTTGAAAATGAAATTTTCGCAAAACCTGACGTAATAGCTATCGATGAAATAGGCCCAATGGAACTCTCGGTCCCTAGCCTCAAGACCCTAATAGATAAAGTCTTAGAGTCAGACTTCTTTGTAGTAGCAGTCCTACACAGGTCTATTAAATTAGAAGGAAAATTAATAGAAATAACAGAAAATAACAGAGATGCTGTTTTCTCCCAACTACTAGACCAAGTTTTAGCTGTTCTGAGAAAAAACAATAGCAGTCTGAATTTAAGAAAAAACAATTAA
- a CDS encoding NAD+ synthase, giving the protein MPEYVRKKLISINYDQIIEYITKRIREYIEESGKEGGIVGLSGGIDSSVTAILLSKATPKTYFLLMPSKSTPLKDIEHAYQILKLIKARDDQYSLVNIDNLTEEFSRLINTDDKLIIGNIKARIRMVLLYAYAQKRNYLVIGTGDKSELMLGYFTKYGDGGVDILPIGDLYKSQVRALGSYLGVPKEIVDKPPSPGLWEGQTAEGEIGVDYETIDSILYLKFEEMFDEGDISKMTGTELPTVKKIIKMVKVSQHKRLPPEIFRISGRAINSDWRYPRQWG; this is encoded by the coding sequence ATGCCAGAATATGTTAGGAAAAAACTTATCTCCATAAATTATGACCAAATAATAGAGTATATAACGAAAAGAATTAGAGAATATATTGAAGAAAGTGGAAAAGAAGGAGGAATAGTAGGACTAAGTGGAGGAATTGACTCCTCAGTAACAGCAATATTATTATCAAAGGCAACGCCAAAAACCTATTTCTTGTTAATGCCTTCAAAATCTACTCCCCTAAAAGACATCGAACATGCTTACCAGATCTTGAAATTAATAAAAGCTAGAGATGACCAGTACTCTCTAGTTAATATTGATAACCTCACTGAAGAATTTAGTAGACTAATAAACACCGACGACAAATTAATCATAGGAAATATAAAAGCGAGAATAAGAATGGTACTGCTTTACGCTTATGCACAGAAACGTAATTACCTTGTTATCGGTACTGGGGACAAAAGTGAACTAATGCTAGGGTATTTTACGAAATACGGAGACGGTGGGGTAGATATACTCCCGATAGGTGACTTATACAAATCACAAGTTAGGGCCCTGGGATCTTATCTAGGTGTACCAAAAGAAATAGTAGATAAACCTCCCTCACCTGGATTGTGGGAAGGGCAAACAGCAGAAGGTGAAATAGGAGTAGACTATGAAACGATAGATTCGATACTTTACCTGAAGTTCGAGGAAATGTTCGATGAAGGAGATATAAGTAAAATGACGGGTACGGAACTACCTACCGTGAAAAAAATAATTAAAATGGTCAAAGTTTCCCAACACAAGAGACTACCGCCAGAAATCTTTCGAATAAGCGGTAGGGCTATAAATTCTGACTGGAGATATCCTAGACAATGGGGTTAA